Proteins encoded together in one Chryseobacterium sp. G0201 window:
- a CDS encoding DUF4269 domain-containing protein, whose product MIDFTKIDYLKVGNDKQKRAYEVLIKYRIFEKLSNYSPILAGTIPIEIDIEGSDLDIICEVENETEFMGVLNQILPQNIDFKIETNVINKENCIVLNSILEEFPIEIFGHNKPTTEQNAYRHMIVEYKILLAKGDDFKQKIIELKKKGIKTEPAFGLLMNLESPYEDLLKL is encoded by the coding sequence ATGATCGACTTTACAAAAATTGATTATTTAAAAGTGGGAAATGATAAGCAAAAAAGAGCTTATGAAGTTCTTATCAAATATAGAATTTTCGAAAAACTAAGTAATTATTCTCCCATTTTAGCCGGAACAATTCCGATCGAAATTGATATTGAAGGAAGTGATTTAGATATAATCTGTGAAGTCGAAAATGAGACCGAATTTATGGGAGTTTTAAATCAAATATTACCTCAAAATATTGATTTTAAGATTGAAACGAATGTAATTAATAAAGAAAATTGCATTGTTCTGAATTCTATATTAGAAGAATTTCCCATTGAAATTTTCGGACACAATAAACCCACAACAGAACAAAACGCTTATCGGCATATGATCGTCGAATACAAAATATTACTGGCAAAAGGAGATGATTTTAAACAAAAAATAATAGAATTAAAGAAAAAAGGAATTAAAACCGAACCCGCTTTTGGCTTATTAATGAACCTTGAAAGTCCTTATGAAGATCTATTAAAACTTTAA
- a CDS encoding T9SS type A sorting domain-containing protein codes for MKKFYITFILALPLFLFSQGENDNWYFGAFAGVNFSGSTPTVLYDSQAVTNLASASVSDSSGKLLFYTNGLEVFNREHQLMPNGSGLTQETHFQISIVKHPTNPNLYYIISGGVFLSGTNKVRYTVVDMSQGSLGSNGLPLGDVLANSTGLPMLDQFGNDFTTAKGVTVVPHANNSAYWVLIQDGTNLYSYLLDSNGLANTPVVTDLGAPSSFSHYAYIKASEKLSSCSNFSNYISITTQDVSNNYNEGRVYSFDNNTGHFTNDYYLVIANLGPIYTEFNKNSSILYVAALDFVKNDAPIYAIDLVNSTNTNLVYNNVTQSQIPNNYFEGMQRNTKGDIYVKFGYNDYISKIINPDVFGGSSLDWANLYLLPGLARSFPQLVPSLKENEGGGNCVSNITLQTPEINFIYTYQAGNTIITKDNYIIDKGRDITMKAGNYVNLLPGTDIKPGSKYLATIASCEIPCNPEALGKKNVDKNNMFLDLRKKESKTNMMTNNIIDIYPNPVSDLLNIKSNVKIEKVEIFDISGKKINIVLNSNKIDVKSIPSGSYIVIIETKEGKTTKKFIKK; via the coding sequence ATGAAAAAATTTTATATAACATTCATATTAGCTCTGCCGTTATTTTTGTTTTCTCAGGGAGAAAATGACAATTGGTATTTTGGGGCTTTTGCCGGTGTCAATTTTTCGGGAAGTACTCCTACGGTATTATACGACAGCCAGGCAGTTACAAATCTGGCAAGTGCATCTGTGAGTGATAGTAGCGGGAAATTATTGTTTTATACGAATGGTTTGGAGGTTTTCAATAGAGAACATCAGCTAATGCCTAATGGAAGTGGACTTACGCAGGAAACCCACTTTCAGATATCTATCGTTAAGCATCCTACAAATCCGAATTTATACTACATAATTAGCGGAGGTGTATTTTTATCAGGAACTAATAAAGTGCGTTATACTGTGGTTGATATGTCTCAGGGAAGTTTAGGATCAAATGGCTTGCCATTAGGAGATGTTCTGGCCAACTCTACAGGTTTGCCAATGCTGGATCAATTTGGAAATGATTTTACAACTGCAAAAGGAGTAACTGTTGTACCTCACGCTAATAATTCTGCTTATTGGGTACTGATTCAGGATGGTACAAATTTGTATAGCTATTTATTAGACAGCAATGGTTTGGCAAATACTCCGGTGGTGACTGATTTAGGAGCACCGTCGAGCTTTTCACATTATGCTTATATTAAGGCATCAGAAAAGCTCAGTTCTTGTAGTAATTTTTCAAATTATATAAGCATAACTACTCAGGATGTTAGTAACAATTATAACGAAGGTCGAGTTTATTCTTTTGATAATAATACTGGGCATTTTACCAATGATTATTATCTTGTGATAGCTAATTTAGGCCCCATTTATACAGAGTTTAATAAAAATTCATCGATTTTATATGTTGCAGCCTTAGATTTTGTTAAAAATGATGCTCCTATTTATGCGATTGATCTAGTGAATTCAACAAATACTAATCTCGTTTATAATAATGTAACACAGTCCCAGATACCCAATAATTATTTCGAAGGTATGCAGCGGAATACAAAAGGTGATATTTATGTAAAGTTTGGATATAATGATTATATTTCAAAAATTATTAATCCTGATGTATTCGGAGGAAGTAGTTTAGATTGGGCAAATTTATACTTATTGCCAGGTCTAGCAAGATCTTTTCCACAATTAGTACCTAGTCTTAAAGAAAATGAAGGCGGTGGAAATTGTGTTTCAAACATCACACTTCAAACCCCTGAAATCAACTTTATTTATACTTATCAGGCGGGAAATACGATAATCACAAAAGATAATTATATCATTGATAAAGGACGCGATATCACGATGAAAGCAGGGAATTATGTTAACCTTCTTCCGGGAACAGACATAAAACCGGGATCGAAATATCTTGCAACAATTGCAAGCTGCGAAATCCCTTGTAACCCTGAAGCTTTGGGAAAAAAGAATGTTGATAAAAACAATATGTTCTTGGATTTAAGGAAAAAAGAATCTAAAACTAACATGATGACTAATAACATCATTGATATTTACCCAAATCCTGTTTCAGATTTGTTAAACATAAAATCAAATGTAAAAATTGAAAAAGTAGAGATCTTTGATATTTCAGGCAAGAAAATAAATATAGTGTTGAATAGTAATAAAATAGATGTAAAAAGTATTCCATCAGGATCTTACATTGTTATTATTGAAACTAAAGAAGGAAAGACAACCAAGAAATTTATTAAGAAATAA
- a CDS encoding DUF6438 domain-containing protein — MKYLFPLFAFFLFFSCNSQNAQSSQPKYAAIRYTSTSYLEFDPVFTMTLNPDRTAVLEAEHYNFPKLNSENKRSQKREGTFEATIKKEDYNKLVYLLNGIDFKNLPPYRSGNNMVNGRSTAILKLQRTDGTSENIEDYGKNKTQKLAEVYKFIENFRYNQQWTKVK; from the coding sequence ATGAAATACTTATTCCCTCTTTTTGCATTTTTTTTATTCTTTTCATGTAATTCTCAAAATGCACAAAGCAGCCAGCCAAAATACGCTGCAATAAGATATACTTCAACATCTTACTTAGAGTTTGATCCTGTCTTTACAATGACTCTCAACCCCGACAGAACAGCAGTTTTAGAGGCGGAACATTATAATTTCCCAAAACTTAATTCAGAAAATAAACGTTCTCAAAAACGAGAAGGAACTTTCGAAGCAACTATAAAAAAAGAAGATTACAACAAATTAGTTTATTTATTAAATGGTATAGATTTCAAAAACTTACCTCCTTATAGATCCGGAAATAATATGGTAAACGGTCGTTCTACGGCTATTTTGAAGCTTCAGCGTACTGATGGAACATCGGAAAATATTGAAGATTATGGTAAAAATAAAACACAAAAACTGGCAGAAGTTTACAAGTTTATTGAAAATTTTAGATACAACCAACAATGGACGAAAGTGAAATAA
- a CDS encoding DEAD/DEAH box helicase, whose translation MNFTDLNLIEPIAKAIQEQGYTTPTPIQERSIPDILNGRDFLGCAQTGTGKTAAFAIPILQNLSKNKVQNKHIKALILTPTRELAIQIEENIKAYGKYLPLKELVVFGGVKQGSQETALRRGVDILVATPGRLLDFIAQGIVSLKNLEIFVLDEADRMLDMGFVHDVKRIIKLLPQRRQTLFFSATMPSEIQKLADSILNNPVKVEVTPVSSTAETIKQSVYFVEKDDKLDLLTHILQNDISDSVLVFSRTKHGADKIARKLQASKISTEAIHGNKSQNARQNALNNFKSGKTRVLVATDIAARGIDIDELKYVVNFELSDVSETYVHRIGRTGRAGAEGSSISFVDGLDLLNLKNTEKLIGMKIPIVKDHPFHTDNLVAQKRDSNNKPAGARTDRPRASQTANTKKKPAVDAGKKPKNKSFFRKK comes from the coding sequence TTGAATTTTACAGACTTAAACCTAATAGAACCCATTGCAAAAGCAATTCAGGAACAAGGATATACTACTCCTACTCCTATCCAGGAAAGATCGATTCCTGATATCTTAAATGGCAGAGACTTTCTAGGATGTGCACAAACAGGAACCGGAAAAACGGCGGCTTTTGCAATTCCTATTTTACAAAATTTATCCAAAAATAAAGTACAAAATAAACATATAAAAGCTCTTATTCTGACTCCGACAAGAGAATTGGCGATACAGATCGAAGAGAACATAAAAGCTTACGGAAAATACCTTCCATTAAAGGAACTGGTAGTTTTCGGAGGGGTAAAACAAGGAAGCCAGGAAACTGCTCTGAGAAGAGGAGTTGATATTTTGGTGGCAACACCGGGAAGGTTGCTTGACTTTATTGCTCAGGGAATCGTAAGTTTAAAAAACCTTGAGATTTTTGTACTTGATGAAGCTGACAGAATGCTGGACATGGGTTTTGTACATGATGTAAAAAGAATAATCAAACTTTTACCTCAGAGAAGACAGACTTTATTTTTCTCGGCAACGATGCCTTCAGAAATTCAGAAATTAGCAGATTCAATCTTAAATAATCCTGTAAAAGTAGAAGTGACTCCAGTTTCTTCAACAGCCGAAACCATCAAACAATCGGTTTATTTTGTTGAAAAAGATGATAAGCTGGATCTTCTTACCCATATTTTACAGAATGATATTTCTGATTCTGTATTAGTATTTTCAAGAACGAAACATGGAGCAGATAAAATTGCGAGAAAACTTCAGGCGAGCAAAATCTCTACGGAAGCTATTCATGGAAACAAATCTCAGAATGCCCGTCAAAATGCTTTAAATAACTTTAAATCAGGGAAGACAAGAGTTCTTGTTGCAACAGATATTGCAGCGAGAGGAATTGATATTGACGAGCTTAAATATGTAGTTAATTTCGAGCTTTCCGACGTTTCTGAAACCTATGTTCACAGAATCGGAAGAACTGGTAGAGCCGGTGCAGAAGGAAGTTCAATCTCATTTGTTGACGGACTTGACTTATTGAACCTGAAAAATACAGAAAAACTGATCGGAATGAAAATTCCTATTGTAAAAGATCATCCTTTCCATACAGATAATCTGGTTGCACAGAAAAGAGATTCTAATAACAAACCTGCCGGTGCCAGAACCGACAGACCGAGAGCCTCTCAAACTGCAAATACCAAAAAGAAACCTGCAGTAGACGCAGGGAAGAAGCCTAAAAACAAAAGCTTTTTCAGAAAGAAATAA
- a CDS encoding DUF6438 domain-containing protein — protein MKYLLGLVAFVFMFSCNSQNTQNTQNNKSKYSTIEYKTTPCFGFCPVYSMTIKADRTAVLEAEHFNFTKTPSKDEFSKPREGTFKATIKEADYNKLVSLLNGLDVKNLNEKYGQKVSDLSTSYLTVNFADGTSKQVEDYGKRGSEKLLEVYKFFEDLKLNQQWTKVK, from the coding sequence ATGAAATATTTACTAGGTCTTGTTGCATTCGTTTTCATGTTCTCATGCAATTCTCAGAATACACAAAACACACAGAATAACAAATCAAAATATTCTACAATTGAATATAAAACAACACCATGTTTTGGATTTTGTCCGGTTTATTCAATGACAATCAAAGCAGACAGAACAGCAGTTTTAGAAGCGGAACATTTTAATTTTACAAAAACACCTTCGAAAGATGAGTTTTCAAAACCACGTGAAGGAACTTTTAAAGCAACGATAAAAGAAGCAGATTACAACAAGCTTGTTTCTCTATTGAATGGTTTAGATGTTAAAAATTTAAATGAAAAATACGGTCAAAAAGTATCTGATCTTTCAACTTCATATCTAACTGTCAATTTTGCTGATGGAACTTCAAAACAAGTGGAAGACTACGGAAAAAGAGGAAGCGAAAAACTACTTGAAGTATACAAGTTTTTTGAAGATTTAAAACTTAACCAACAATGGACGAAAGTGAAATAA
- a CDS encoding polyprenyl synthetase family protein produces MEFLDRYQQIVADAITKYTFKDKPTELYDPMNYIISHGGKRLRPIMVLMACDLFGGDLKQAIKPALAIEFFHNFTLIHDDIMDEAPLRRNKPTIHTLHGINVGILSGDGLMLKAYKFFEDLEPEIFKACVRIFTHTGLLLCEGQQYDINFETQENVTFDDYIRMITYKTGVLSASSFEIGSLIAKANFKDAKAIFNFGKHIGIAFQIMDDYLDVFGDQAQFGKKHAGDIYENKKTVLYLMAREHATDEERKELDYWYSKKTDNIDKVYNVEKIFRRTKVDEKALRLIEKHNEIGQSYLKKIDIPEEKKKPFIELANYLLRRES; encoded by the coding sequence ATGGAATTTTTAGACAGATACCAACAAATTGTTGCGGACGCCATTACTAAGTACACTTTTAAAGATAAACCTACGGAATTGTATGATCCGATGAATTACATCATTTCCCACGGTGGAAAACGTCTTCGTCCGATCATGGTTTTAATGGCTTGTGATTTATTTGGAGGTGATCTTAAACAGGCGATAAAACCCGCTTTGGCGATCGAATTTTTCCATAACTTCACTTTGATCCATGATGATATTATGGATGAAGCTCCTTTAAGAAGAAATAAACCTACGATTCATACTTTACACGGGATCAATGTAGGAATTCTTTCTGGGGATGGATTAATGTTAAAGGCATATAAATTCTTTGAAGATCTTGAACCTGAGATTTTTAAAGCTTGTGTTAGGATTTTCACGCATACCGGACTTTTACTATGTGAAGGTCAACAATACGATATCAATTTTGAAACACAGGAAAATGTGACGTTTGATGATTATATCAGAATGATCACGTACAAAACAGGTGTTTTAAGCGCATCTTCATTCGAGATCGGATCATTGATCGCTAAAGCTAATTTTAAAGATGCTAAAGCAATTTTCAATTTCGGAAAACATATCGGGATCGCTTTCCAGATTATGGATGATTATTTGGATGTATTTGGAGATCAGGCTCAGTTTGGAAAAAAACATGCAGGAGATATTTACGAAAACAAAAAGACGGTCCTATATCTGATGGCGAGAGAGCATGCAACAGACGAAGAAAGAAAAGAACTCGACTATTGGTATTCTAAAAAGACAGATAATATCGACAAAGTTTATAATGTTGAAAAGATCTTCAGACGAACTAAAGTTGACGAAAAAGCCTTGCGTTTGATCGAAAAACACAACGAGATCGGTCAAAGCTACCTTAAAAAAATAGATATTCCGGAAGAGAAGAAAAAGCCCTTCATAGAGTTGGCAAATTATCTTTTGAGAAGAGAGAGTTAA
- a CDS encoding 3-coathanger stack domain-containing protein yields the protein MKTKISFIAFLIALSTNFLFAQHQNDNWLFGNSKWLFDNTAPNGFTHTTNVTPAIRYTSSVISDKNTGELLFSCNGYSVYNKNGVIMDNGNEMFGAANTTYQYQSFGNPSDQSSIILPVPGSRLLYYVFYINGNRYMNDQIYVQALNPTTNYGLRYAIVDMSLNGGLGKVISKNNVLFTNSGTNALTSTFASDGNSYWIVTANNGNYLSYKLDSNGLNTSPVVSPGVNLGSFIKISPNAKKLLTREYKSVWLYDFNNTTGSVTSPYNIIPNDNFAGYYDDDSGGPNSAEFSPDSNIVYFISAGANLCLYPACIGNISWSGLSMYNISTASLVGVENTSIHYKFSLNGLTAGMQLAKNGKIYLIYNALLNDTEGYGYKEVIFGNTIPNTSNFTSYDWGVINTPNVWSPAVSPLTTITPQKGTRNGFSFPQLIPSLDNIVNPCPDVLYITTPVTSSQVFQAGKSIFASSTINDNLSVEYKAGLNVNLNPGFFMKGDLRGNFKAYISPCTITSFNKVGPSNIEPTFAKTSTIAASEVKIYPNPASTVVKIDSGKNKLMSWTLYDLSGKNILNGNDLSVPVENLPKSAYLLMIKLDNGNTITKKIIVQ from the coding sequence ATGAAGACAAAAATTTCTTTCATAGCATTTCTCATAGCTTTGAGTACAAACTTTTTGTTTGCTCAGCATCAGAATGACAACTGGCTGTTTGGAAATAGCAAATGGCTGTTTGATAATACTGCACCTAATGGTTTTACACATACCACTAATGTTACTCCAGCTATAAGATATACAAGTTCTGTGATCAGTGATAAGAATACAGGAGAGCTGCTTTTTTCTTGCAATGGATATAGTGTCTATAACAAAAATGGCGTTATAATGGATAATGGGAATGAAATGTTTGGAGCAGCTAATACAACCTATCAGTATCAGTCATTTGGGAATCCATCAGATCAATCCTCAATTATACTTCCAGTTCCTGGTTCGAGATTATTGTATTATGTATTTTATATTAATGGAAACAGGTATATGAATGATCAAATCTATGTGCAGGCTCTCAATCCTACCACTAATTACGGTCTTAGATATGCCATTGTTGATATGTCCTTGAATGGCGGTTTGGGTAAAGTGATTTCAAAAAACAATGTATTGTTTACTAATTCTGGAACTAATGCACTTACCTCCACATTTGCGAGCGATGGAAATTCTTATTGGATTGTAACGGCTAATAACGGCAATTATCTATCCTATAAACTAGATTCAAATGGCTTGAATACATCTCCTGTCGTAAGTCCAGGAGTAAATTTGGGTTCATTTATTAAAATTTCACCTAATGCTAAAAAACTTTTAACACGAGAATACAAAAGTGTTTGGCTTTATGATTTTAATAATACAACAGGAAGTGTGACGAGTCCTTATAATATTATCCCTAATGATAACTTTGCAGGATATTATGATGATGATAGTGGTGGCCCAAACAGCGCAGAATTCTCTCCAGACAGTAATATTGTATACTTTATTAGTGCAGGGGCTAATCTTTGTTTATATCCTGCGTGTATTGGTAATATTAGCTGGTCTGGTTTATCAATGTACAATATCAGTACAGCAAGTTTAGTAGGAGTTGAAAATACATCGATTCATTATAAATTTTCATTGAATGGATTAACTGCCGGAATGCAACTTGCAAAAAATGGTAAAATATATTTAATATATAATGCTCTACTTAATGATACTGAAGGATATGGGTATAAGGAAGTAATATTTGGAAATACGATTCCTAATACCTCAAATTTTACATCTTATGATTGGGGAGTGATTAATACTCCAAATGTGTGGAGCCCTGCAGTAAGCCCTTTAACTACGATAACACCACAAAAAGGAACTCGAAATGGGTTTTCTTTTCCTCAATTAATTCCATCTTTAGATAACATTGTCAATCCTTGTCCCGACGTTTTATATATTACAACACCGGTAACATCTTCTCAGGTTTTTCAGGCCGGAAAATCAATCTTTGCATCTTCAACAATAAATGATAATCTGAGTGTAGAATATAAAGCTGGCTTAAATGTTAATTTAAACCCGGGCTTCTTTATGAAAGGGGATTTAAGAGGAAATTTTAAAGCATATATTAGTCCGTGCACAATTACTAGTTTCAATAAAGTAGGACCAAGTAACATTGAGCCAACTTTTGCTAAGACAAGTACTATCGCAGCTTCGGAAGTTAAAATTTATCCAAATCCGGCTTCTACTGTTGTGAAAATAGACTCTGGTAAAAATAAATTAATGAGTTGGACGCTTTACGATCTTTCAGGTAAAAATATTTTGAATGGAAATGATCTCAGTGTTCCTGTTGAAAATCTTCCAAAATCCGCTTATTTGTTAATGATTAAGCTTGATAATGGAAATACAATTACTAAAAAAATTATTGTTCAGTAA
- a CDS encoding inorganic phosphate transporter, protein MEFPILLVVIIALALIFDYINGFHDAANSIATIVSTKVLTPFQAVLWAALWNFAAFFIAAYIIGEFKIGNTIAKTVNENFITLEVIFSGLIAAIAWNLLTWWFGIPSSSSHTLIGGFLGAALMHAFMMDYHDVVATQPSLGTWETFKAAAYQVTQQSVVKFDKVIPIFLFIFMAPIIGMIISIIITLIIVHLYKKSNPHKADQSFKRLQLASSALFSLGHGLNDAQKVMGIIGAAMIYYHVNMLQDPVYLNIPSAGRFDYFAQHYIWVPLVSFIAIALGTMSGGWKIIKTMGTKITKVTSLEGVSAETAGAITLFITDHFGIPVSTTHTITGSIIGVGLTKRISAVRWGITVSLLWAWVLTIPISAIVAGITYLLVTFLT, encoded by the coding sequence ATGGAATTTCCGATTTTACTTGTAGTTATTATTGCACTGGCTTTAATTTTCGATTATATCAATGGTTTTCATGATGCGGCCAATTCAATCGCTACTATTGTTTCTACAAAAGTTTTAACTCCATTCCAGGCTGTACTTTGGGCAGCTCTTTGGAATTTTGCGGCTTTCTTTATTGCTGCTTATATTATTGGAGAATTTAAAATTGGTAATACAATTGCCAAAACGGTTAACGAGAACTTTATTACATTAGAAGTCATATTTTCGGGTCTTATCGCTGCGATAGCCTGGAACCTTTTAACATGGTGGTTTGGGATTCCTTCATCATCATCGCACACTTTGATCGGTGGATTCTTAGGAGCGGCTTTAATGCATGCTTTTATGATGGATTATCATGATGTGGTGGCTACTCAACCTAGTTTAGGGACTTGGGAAACTTTTAAAGCAGCTGCTTATCAGGTTACACAGCAGAGCGTTGTTAAATTTGATAAAGTGATTCCTATTTTCTTATTCATTTTTATGGCTCCGATTATAGGGATGATCATTTCGATCATTATTACGCTAATCATTGTTCATCTTTATAAAAAATCGAATCCTCATAAAGCAGATCAATCATTTAAGAGATTACAGTTGGCTTCTTCAGCTTTGTTTAGTTTAGGACATGGTCTGAATGATGCACAGAAAGTAATGGGTATTATTGGAGCTGCGATGATCTATTATCACGTGAATATGCTTCAGGATCCTGTTTATCTTAATATTCCTTCTGCGGGACGTTTCGATTATTTTGCACAACATTATATTTGGGTTCCTTTGGTTTCTTTCATCGCAATTGCATTGGGTACAATGAGTGGCGGTTGGAAGATCATTAAAACAATGGGAACTAAAATCACAAAAGTAACTTCATTGGAAGGGGTAAGTGCTGAAACAGCGGGTGCAATTACTTTATTTATTACAGACCATTTTGGTATTCCTGTATCTACAACACACACGATCACAGGTTCTATCATCGGGGTTGGATTAACAAAAAGAATTTCCGCAGTAAGATGGGGGATTACCGTAAGCTTACTTTGGGCTTGGGTATTAACGATTCCTATCTCAGCAATTGTTGCCGGAATTACCTATCTTTTGGTTACATTTTTAACTTAA
- a CDS encoding TatD family hydrolase produces the protein MIDTHTHLYSEEFDEDRKDAIQRALDKGITEFYLPAIDSESHEKMLQLETEYPNQIFSMMGLHPCYVKPESWEKELEIVKNYLDKRHFPAIGEIGIDLYWDKTTLDIQIKAFEQQIDWAIEMDLPIVIHTRESFDETFEVLERKKHPKLRGIFHCFSGDLEQAKRAIDLNFILGIGGVVTFKNGKIDQFLSEIPLDKIVLETDSPYLAPVPYRGKRNESSYLDLIAGKLVNIYNKDFSEIDRITTENAKKMFKNQ, from the coding sequence ATGATTGATACACATACACACTTATATTCGGAAGAATTTGACGAAGATAGAAAAGATGCCATTCAAAGAGCTTTAGATAAAGGAATTACAGAATTTTATCTTCCTGCAATCGATTCAGAATCTCACGAAAAAATGCTTCAGTTGGAAACAGAATATCCAAATCAGATTTTCTCAATGATGGGACTTCATCCTTGCTATGTAAAGCCCGAATCTTGGGAAAAAGAATTAGAAATTGTTAAAAACTATCTTGATAAAAGACATTTTCCTGCAATCGGAGAAATTGGAATTGATTTGTATTGGGATAAAACGACTTTAGATATTCAAATTAAAGCTTTTGAACAGCAGATTGATTGGGCGATTGAAATGGATCTACCGATTGTAATCCACACAAGAGAAAGTTTTGATGAAACTTTTGAAGTATTGGAAAGGAAAAAACATCCAAAACTTCGTGGAATTTTTCATTGTTTCTCCGGAGATTTAGAGCAGGCAAAACGTGCCATTGATCTGAATTTCATTCTTGGAATCGGTGGGGTAGTGACCTTTAAAAATGGTAAAATAGACCAGTTTTTAAGCGAAATTCCTTTAGATAAAATTGTTCTGGAAACAGACTCACCATATTTAGCTCCGGTTCCGTACAGAGGAAAAAGAAACGAAAGTTCTTACCTTGATCTTATTGCAGGAAAACTGGTGAATATTTACAATAAAGATTTTTCTGAGATCGATAGAATTACGACTGAGAATGCAAAGAAAATGTTTAAAAATCAATAG
- a CDS encoding GSCFA domain-containing protein, with the protein MKFRTIVDIKESEKKIEIEDKIFSIGSCFASEMSDLFYDGQLQTVNNPFGTVFNPFSISNSIKTLHDSEFYNEEDLITFNDEFISLDHHTNFDTRFVHQTLEKINSKIEEGNRFLQETNWVIITYGTSFIYEFLPKNKLVANCHKIPQKFFEKRLLTHQELTDSIYNTILNLNDICKDDVQILFTVSPVRHTKDGMVENQLSKSKLITAIHEAILMFENCHYLPIYEILMDDLRDYRFYKEDMIHPNSQAVNYIFEKFGSAYFSNETQDFIKENFKITKALEHRTNDDKDPKYLEFKEKLNEKIEAQRKKVKHKIF; encoded by the coding sequence ATGAAGTTCAGGACTATAGTTGACATCAAAGAATCGGAGAAAAAGATAGAAATTGAAGATAAGATATTTTCAATAGGTTCTTGTTTTGCCTCTGAAATGTCTGATTTGTTTTATGATGGTCAGCTTCAAACGGTCAATAATCCGTTTGGGACTGTTTTTAACCCATTTTCGATCAGCAATTCCATTAAGACCTTGCATGATTCGGAGTTTTATAATGAAGAGGATTTAATCACCTTTAATGATGAATTTATTTCTTTAGATCATCACACGAACTTTGACACAAGATTTGTTCATCAGACATTAGAAAAAATAAACTCTAAGATTGAAGAAGGCAATAGATTTCTTCAGGAAACAAATTGGGTCATCATAACATACGGAACTTCATTTATATATGAATTTCTCCCGAAAAATAAATTGGTTGCCAATTGCCATAAAATTCCTCAAAAATTCTTTGAAAAAAGATTGTTGACACATCAAGAACTCACAGACTCCATTTACAATACGATTTTGAATCTGAATGATATTTGTAAAGATGATGTTCAGATCTTATTTACGGTTTCGCCGGTTCGCCATACAAAAGATGGAATGGTTGAAAATCAATTAAGTAAGTCGAAATTAATTACAGCCATTCATGAAGCCATTTTGATGTTTGAAAACTGTCATTATCTTCCGATTTATGAGATTTTAATGGATGATTTGCGAGATTATCGTTTTTATAAAGAAGATATGATACATCCGAATTCTCAGGCGGTAAATTATATTTTTGAAAAGTTCGGAAGTGCTTATTTTTCTAATGAAACACAGGATTTTATTAAAGAAAACTTTAAAATAACTAAAGCTTTAGAACACAGAACGAACGACGATAAAGATCCAAAATATCTTGAGTTTAAAGAAAAACTGAACGAAAAGATCGAGGCTCAACGTAAAAAAGTAAAACATAAAATATTCTAG